The Mus caroli chromosome 1, CAROLI_EIJ_v1.1, whole genome shotgun sequence genome has a window encoding:
- the Shisa4 gene encoding protein shisa-4 produces MPPAGPRGTAPLAAVVLLVLGAPLALASEDCLWYLDRNGSWHPGFDCEFFTFCCGTCYQRYCCRDLTLLITERQQKHCLAFSPKTIAGIASAVILFVAVVATTICCFLCSCCYLYRRRQQLQSTFEGQEIPMTGIPMQPVYQYPPDPKAGPAPPQPGFMYPPSGPAPQYPLYPAGPPIYNPAAPPPYMPPQPSYPGA; encoded by the exons ATGCCGCCCGCGGGGCCCCGCGGGACCGCGCCGCTCGCAGCCGTCGTCCTGCTGGTGCTTGGGGCTCCTCTGG CGCTGGCGAGTGAGGACTGCTTGTGGTATCTGGACCGGAATGGCTCCTGGCATCCGGGATTTGACTGCGAGTTCTTCACCTTCTGCTGCGGGACCTGCTACCAGCGGTACTGCTGCAGGGACCTGACCTTACTCATCACCGAGAGACAGCAGAAACACTGCCTGGCCTTCAG TCCCAAGACCATAGCAGGCATCGCCTCTGCTGTAATCCTCTTTGTTGCTGTGGTTGCCACCACCATCTGCTGCTTCCTCTGTTCCTGTTGTTACCTATACCGAAGGCGCCAGCAGCTCCAGAGCACGTTTGAAG GCCAGGAGATTCCTATGACAGGCATCCCAATGCAGCCAGTATACCAGTACCCCCCGGATCCCAAAGCTGGCCCTGCACCTCCACAGCCTGGTTTCATGTACCCACCTAGCGGCCCTGCTCCTCAGTATCCTCTCTACCCAGCTGGGCCCCCAATCTACAACCCTGCAG CTCCTCCGCCTTATATGCCACCACAGCCCTCTTATCCAGGAGCCTGA